In Pseudobacter ginsenosidimutans, the following are encoded in one genomic region:
- a CDS encoding DUF952 domain-containing protein, protein MPVIFHITTEPEWTAAKKAGHYETPSLKEEGYIHCCQEDQISDVLHRYFEGKKKLLKLSIDTSKLKSQLIYEWSPSNAATYPHIYGPINLDAVIETGKL, encoded by the coding sequence ATGCCTGTAATATTTCATATCACTACAGAGCCGGAATGGACTGCTGCAAAGAAGGCAGGCCATTACGAAACCCCGAGTCTGAAAGAGGAGGGATACATCCATTGCTGTCAGGAAGATCAGATCTCGGATGTGCTACACCGTTATTTCGAAGGAAAAAAGAAATTGCTGAAGCTGAGCATCGATACTTCGAAACTGAAAAGCCAGCTGATCTATGAGTGGAGCCCATCCAATGCGGCCACTTATCCGCATATATATGGCCCCATCAATCTCGATGCTGTGATTGAGACCGGTAAACTGTAG
- a CDS encoding M15 family metallopeptidase: MLYKILFHPNIPKVLVLFLALHHAAPAQQTVTSTYGVPVVVQKSQYETGVEKDSLHRMVELRTIIPGIVYDLRYATKNNFMHRRMYPKNTNSTFLRLPAALALQEIQYELNAKGYGLKIFDAYRPYSVTVSFWELVKDPRYVAEPTKGSGHNRGLAVDCTILNLTDSRELDMGTGFDNFTDSAHHDFTRLPQTVLDNRQLLRALMEKYGFRAFDTEWWHYYWPNDREYQVLDIPFRQLRSK; encoded by the coding sequence ATGCTGTACAAAATACTATTTCACCCCAATATTCCCAAAGTCCTCGTGTTATTTCTTGCCTTACATCATGCAGCTCCGGCTCAGCAGACTGTCACCAGTACTTACGGAGTTCCGGTTGTAGTGCAGAAATCGCAGTATGAAACGGGTGTTGAAAAAGATTCCCTGCATAGGATGGTTGAACTGCGTACGATAATTCCAGGCATTGTATATGATCTCCGGTACGCTACCAAAAACAACTTCATGCACCGGCGAATGTATCCCAAAAATACAAATTCTACTTTTCTCCGCCTGCCAGCCGCCCTGGCGCTGCAGGAAATACAATACGAATTGAATGCCAAAGGTTACGGATTGAAAATATTTGACGCTTATCGTCCCTATTCCGTAACCGTGAGTTTCTGGGAACTGGTAAAGGATCCGCGCTACGTTGCAGAGCCAACAAAGGGTTCAGGCCATAACAGGGGGTTGGCAGTGGATTGCACCATCCTGAATTTAACAGATTCCAGGGAATTGGACATGGGCACAGGATTCGACAATTTCACCGATTCTGCCCATCATGATTTTACCCGGTTACCGCAGACTGTGCTTGATAACCGTCAACTACTCAGGGCGCTCATGGAAAAGTACGGATTCAGGGCCTTCGATACGGAGTGGTGGCATTACTACTGGCCCAATGACAGGGAATACCAGGTGCTGGATATTCCCTTCCGGCAATTAAGATCGAAATAA
- a CDS encoding chorismate synthase, whose translation MNAFGRLFRVTIFGESHGESVGVNIDGCPAGLSLTAEDFVTDIERRKGGMQKGTTPRKEDDLPIFKTGIFNGQSTGAPMTILFDNKNTRSGDYEKQRSVPRPGHADFVAHQKFGGFEDFRGGGHFSGRLTVCLVAAGVIAKKLAATANVNIEAKILEIGGEADLDKGLQKAIDAKDSIGGIVECRVSGLPAGLGEPFFDSAESLLSHAVFAIPAVRGIEFGTGFAAARMFGSDHNDAILNMEGQTATNHAGGIVGGITNGNELVFRIAIKPTSSTPKEQQTLNWETQQTETFSVKGRHDLCIALRVPVVLEAVAAIVLADLLLMEQHIKRVL comes from the coding sequence ATGAACGCATTTGGAAGATTATTCAGGGTAACCATCTTTGGTGAATCACATGGAGAAAGTGTGGGCGTGAATATCGATGGTTGTCCGGCCGGACTTTCCCTCACTGCAGAAGATTTCGTAACGGATATCGAACGCAGGAAAGGCGGCATGCAGAAGGGCACTACGCCACGCAAGGAAGATGATCTGCCCATCTTCAAAACCGGTATCTTCAATGGCCAGTCTACCGGCGCACCCATGACCATCCTCTTCGATAACAAGAATACAAGAAGCGGTGATTATGAAAAACAGCGTTCTGTGCCGCGTCCCGGTCATGCTGATTTTGTAGCGCATCAGAAATTCGGCGGCTTCGAAGACTTCAGGGGCGGCGGACATTTCAGTGGAAGACTTACTGTCTGCCTGGTAGCAGCCGGTGTGATCGCCAAAAAACTGGCAGCCACGGCTAACGTTAATATAGAAGCGAAGATCCTGGAAATAGGGGGCGAAGCTGATCTGGATAAGGGCCTGCAAAAAGCGATCGATGCCAAAGATAGTATCGGTGGCATAGTTGAGTGCCGTGTAAGTGGATTGCCGGCAGGATTGGGAGAGCCATTCTTCGATTCTGCAGAATCATTGCTTAGTCATGCTGTGTTTGCCATTCCTGCTGTTCGCGGGATCGAATTCGGGACTGGTTTTGCAGCAGCGCGTATGTTCGGAAGTGATCACAATGATGCTATCCTCAATATGGAAGGACAAACAGCTACCAACCATGCAGGCGGCATCGTAGGCGGTATCACCAATGGCAATGAGCTGGTATTCCGCATCGCTATCAAACCTACCAGCAGTACGCCGAAAGAACAACAGACCCTGAACTGGGAAACGCAGCAAACAGAAACTTTTTCAGTGAAGGGACGTCATGATCTTTGCATTGCACTCCGTGTGCCCGTGGTGCTGGAAGCCGTGGCAGCTATTGTGCTGGCAGACCTTTTGCTGATGGAACAACATATCAAAAGAGTATTATAA
- the aroA gene encoding 3-phosphoshikimate 1-carboxyvinyltransferase, which produces MIAIVQPSGIEGDIVAPASKSSMQRACAAALLRKGITIIHNPGHSNDDQAAIGVVTALGAIAEKQADGTLRVTSNGVQPVKDEVNCGESGLGIRMFTPIISLADRTITINGTGSLTTRPMDFFDTVLPQLSVDIQSNKGRLPLIIKGPLKPAPITVDGSLSSQFLTGLLMSYAAAGASDVALTVTDLKSKPYIDLTLKVMEDFGWKVENRNYGSFYFPANASAPKSGELEYTVEGDWSGAAFLLVAGAIAGDITVRGLDVFSTQADRAVLQALMSSGAKISVQTDKIEIGPARLKAFHFNATECPDLFPPLVALAAYCEGKTVIEGAQRLTHKESNRALTLREEFGKLGVQIDLQDDLMIIHGGKVLNGATTYSHHDHRIAMACAVAGLKASSAVTIEAADAINKSYPDFYAHLQQLGATVSLQ; this is translated from the coding sequence ATGCAACGGGCATGCGCAGCCGCTTTATTGAGAAAGGGCATCACCATCATTCATAATCCTGGTCATTCCAATGATGATCAGGCCGCCATCGGCGTGGTCACTGCATTGGGTGCAATCGCTGAAAAGCAGGCGGATGGAACATTACGTGTAACCAGCAACGGCGTTCAGCCTGTAAAGGATGAAGTGAATTGCGGCGAGAGCGGATTGGGCATACGCATGTTCACGCCCATCATCTCACTGGCAGACAGAACCATTACCATCAACGGAACCGGAAGTCTTACAACAAGACCAATGGATTTTTTTGACACAGTGTTGCCGCAGTTAAGTGTAGATATTCAATCCAACAAAGGCAGGCTCCCTTTGATCATCAAAGGGCCGCTGAAACCAGCGCCCATCACTGTGGATGGATCGCTTAGCTCTCAATTCCTCACAGGATTGCTGATGTCTTATGCAGCAGCAGGCGCTTCCGACGTAGCCCTCACCGTTACTGATCTCAAATCCAAACCATATATCGACCTTACTTTAAAGGTGATGGAAGATTTCGGATGGAAAGTGGAAAACAGGAATTATGGATCTTTCTATTTTCCTGCCAATGCTTCAGCACCAAAGAGCGGTGAGCTGGAATATACTGTGGAAGGGGATTGGAGCGGAGCCGCATTCCTGCTGGTGGCAGGCGCCATCGCAGGAGATATCACCGTACGCGGATTGGATGTTTTCTCCACGCAGGCAGACCGCGCGGTTTTGCAGGCGTTGATGAGCAGCGGGGCAAAAATTAGTGTGCAGACAGATAAGATTGAAATAGGTCCTGCTCGTTTGAAAGCATTCCATTTCAATGCAACCGAATGTCCTGATCTCTTCCCTCCGCTGGTGGCATTAGCCGCTTACTGTGAAGGGAAGACTGTGATCGAAGGTGCGCAACGCCTCACACATAAGGAAAGCAATCGCGCCCTTACATTACGGGAAGAGTTTGGTAAATTGGGAGTGCAGATAGATCTGCAGGATGACCTCATGATCATTCACGGAGGCAAAGTTTTGAATGGCGCCACAACCTATTCGCACCACGATCATCGTATTGCGATGGCTTGTGCAGTAGCAGGATTGAAAGCATCATCAGCTGTAACTATTGAAGCAGCGGATGCCATCAATAAATCCTACCCCGATTTCTATGCGCACCTGCAACAATTGGGCGCTACCGTATCTTTACAATAA